Below is a genomic region from bacterium.
CTTCAGCCTCCCACGGTCACGATCCCGAACGAGCGGATACGCGCTACGGTGCCGTTTCGCGTAACGCTCGAAGGCGGGCTGCTCCGGCTTGACCTACGGCTTGGCGAACGGACGTACTTCATCCGCGACGAAAACGATTTCCGCATCGAGTATTCGCTGATGAAGTACCTCGGCGAGAGAAAGTCGGAGTTTACGCCGCTTGAGCAGTTACTTATCGGCGCCGAACTGAACCGGGCGAACGTGGAACGCACGAGCGGCCTCGCCGCGGAACCGTTCACGGAACCGAACGACATACGGGGAACCGAGGAAATCCTGCTCGAACCGAACGTGGCGCTCATCCCCGACCAGGAGTACTACTACAAAATCGGCCTTAAGGGCGAGCAGGTTTCGGTGATGTGCATGGCGTTCGATATCTGCGAGGAAGTGTTCGAGCTCCGCTCGAAAGAAGCGGGCGGCATATTCAAGTGGCTGAGCGAAAAAGACCGGTTCCAGAAATACGAAATGGACATGCTCCATCGAATGGATGTCGGCGGCCAGATCGGACGTGCCGCGATCGCGGCGCGCTTCGGTTATTCGTTCATCCAGGACTTCTCGAGCATTTTCAAGCTCAATACCGAAACGCTTCCGCTTATCCTCGCCGAAGGCGACTCGTTCCTCGATGTACACCGGTCGCTTCTTCTCAAGACCTATACCGAAGGCATTACGGAGCCGCACGGCGACGAACGGAAAGGGCTCTCCCGCACCGCCGTCGTACTTGCCGTCTACCGGGACGGCGCGACCGCGCTCGCGCAGATGCCGGGTATTTATAAGCAAGGCGACCAGTCGACGGAAGAGATGCGCGACGCGTACGCGAAGCAGCTGCTCCGGCTTGATCACGACGGCGACTATAGCTACGGGGAGCGCACGCGCGTACATTTCGGTTTCGACCAGCTGGAAACCGCGAAAAAAGCGCTCGCGGACAACCCGGGACGCGCGACCATCGTGCAGCGCTTTGATCCGACCGAGGATATGGGCAGGTCGCGTAACCCGGATACGGGCCGGACCGAATACACGCACGATCCCTGCCTTACGCACGACATCTTTTTCGTCCAAAACGGAAAGCTGCATTCGTTCCACGTCGCCCGGGCCCATAACCTTCCGAACGCGTACCCGGAGAACATTTTCGGTCTTCATGATGCGTATGTCCGCCCCGTCCGCGACAGCCTTGCCCTCGCCTCCGGAGACCTGTACATGCTGTCGAGTCGGGGAAACATCCTCCTCCTTACCGAGGAGCAGCGCGTGCGGAAGATCATCGCGGAACCGTCGAAACCGATGGGCGCGGTCGATAGCGTAAGCGGCCCGTTTCTTATCGGACCGAACGTGCGTTCCCCGGCCGTTCCCCAAGGAGGAATTTCTTATACGACTATCAAGCTCGAAGAAAACACTTCCTGCTCCCATCCTTTCCTCGATCGCTTCGCTTCGTTTGAAGGCATCGATACCATCGAACGGGCTATTTCCTATCTCGAAACTAAGGGCGGGGCGCACAACAACCCCATCCTCACCACATACCAGGCCGGAAAGTCGGACCCGCAGGAGGACCATCTTGTCTTCTTCCAGGCGAACGTGTTCGGAAAGCGCCTGCAGGCGACCGCCGTATTCGCGAACCACGCGCCGGAACCCGTGGACCGTGCGCTTATTTTCGCGCTTGCCACGCGCTTCGCAGGCCGGCTCAAGGTCGGGCTCGGAAATGCCGCCATTTTCTATGTCAACGCAGGCTGACCGATTCAAAGACGTGCGCGTCGTCGGATTCGATCTCGACCAGACGCTGTATCCGAAATCGCCGGATATCGATACGATGATCCAAAAGTACCTGTATGAAAAGATAGCCGAGCACCGCGGCATCGCCCTTATCGACGCAGAGCTGCTGTTTAAAGAGCTGTACCGGGACGGTTCGGGACTGTCGGGGCGGCAGACCCTCGAATCGCTCGGGCTTTCCGAGGCGTCGAACCTGGTGCAAGAGGCCCTCGAGCGCGCCGACATCGCCGCGGTGCTGCGTCCGGATCAGACAGTGAACCGATTCCTTGCCGAGCTGCGCGTTTCCTGTGATGGAATGGATCTGATTACCGGCTCGAACCTGTCTCAAACACAAAAGAAGCTCGCGGCTCTCGGGCTTTCTCCCGAAAGCTTCACCCACTGCCTTACCGAAGACCAGGCGAGCAAATCGGACGGTGCGGCATACCGGCTGTGGCTTTCCCTCTATCCGCACCTTCCGCCGCGGCACTTTCTCTATATCGGGGACCGGGTGCAAAGCGACCACGTGGTCCCGGCGGCGCTTGGCATACGCACCGCACTCGTTAATGTGCGAGCTGTCGACGCGCAAATCAGCGTCCCCCAGCTTCCGAGTTTGCTTGATCTGCGGGGCCTGCTCCCGGCACGATAGCTATAATAAAAACAGGCGCCGTTTAGGGCGCCTGTTTTTATATTCAAAGGGTAATCCCTAATTCCTGCCACCAAACCCAGTGCCCTGAACGAGCGTGAGCAGACGCTCCTCCTGCTCGGCAAGCGTCTTCGTGCGGCGGTTGAACTTCCAGGCGATCTCTCCGACGAAGAGGTACAGATGCGTACGGCGCATGCCGCCGATGCATCCGAGACGACGCTTCAAGAGCCCCCAGAAGCCCTCGATGTTGTTCGTATGCACGTCGCCGCGTACGAGCTCTCCGCCGTCATGATCCACGTACTCGTGACGGTACCCCCGCTTCTTGAGGCCGCGGTATGTTTTGAAGCCGTCGGTATACACGTACGCTCCCTCCGGCACCAGCCGCTCGATCGTGCTGAAGATGGTCCTCCAATCAAGCTTCTTGGGGAGTATGGCGACATATACCTGTCCGGAGGTCCGCGAAAAGAGCCCGAAGATGGGAAGCTTGTCGGTCCCGTGACCGCGCTTCGTTTCCAGACGCCGGATGTGGAGACGTTTGTTCTTGCGCTGGCCGCCGATGTACGTTTCGTCCATCTCGATTGGACCGGGAAGCACGGCTGGCTGGTCAGCCGTCATGACCGTACGGAGATGGAGTGCCATGCGCTCCACGCGCGAATGCGGTATTCCCGTCTCCTCAACGATACGTTTGATCGTCCGCTCCCTGAGGAAGACACGTATGCACTTCCGCCACTCGGCTTCCGTGCTGCGGATGCCCTCAACTGGAGCTGCGTGCCCGCTCCACTCGCGTCTGCACCGCCTGCACTTCAGTTTGTTCCTGCGGAGTTTCCAGGCACGGCGGAAGGCGCAATACGGACATACAGGAGCGGGCATATATGGTGGCACTATTAGGTATTGCACCACTGTGCCCGTCAGAGAGCCTCACGCAAGGATATTTCAAAGATATGTGGTGGCAGAGTTAGGGATTACCCATTCAAAAACTTATTTGACCTCCACGCCCATCGAACGGGCAGTTCCCTCAACAAGGCGGTCGGCAGCTTCAAGCGAACCGGCGTTGAGGTCCGGCATCTTCTCCTCGGAGATAGCGCGCACCTGGGCCTTCGAGAGCGTGCCTGCTTTCTCAAGCGGAGTCTTCCCGGAACCCTTCTCGATACCGAGCGCCTTGAGGATAAGGCGGGACGCGGGCGGGGTCTTTAGGATAAAGGTGAAGCTGCGGTCGTCGAAGACCGAGAGTTCGACCGGGATGATAATACCCATCTTCTCGCGGGTAGCTTCGTTGAACTTCGAGACGAAGTCGCCGATGTTGACGCCCGCCGGGCCAAGCGCGGTACCGACCGGAGGAGCGGGCGTCGCCTTCCCGCCCGGGATCTGGAGCTTTATCTTCTTTACGAGCTTTGCCATACGTATGGAGACTCTACGCTAGAGCTTCCTGATCTGCAAGAAATCGAGCTCGACCGGCGTCTCGCGGCCGAACATGGCGACCAGAACCTTGACCTTGCCGCGGTCCTCGTCGATCTCCCCCACCTTGCCCTCGAGGTCCTTGAACGGCCCGTCGTTTATGACGACCGGATCGTCTTTCACGAGGTCGATCTTGTGCTTCGCGACCTCAGCATTCATGCGCTTCATGAGGACGGCGACTTCCGCCTCGTCCATCGGGACAGGGGTTACGCCCGAGCCCACGAACCCGGTCACGCGAGGGGTGTTGCGCACCACGAACCACGAGTCATCGTCGACGAGCATCCGCACGAGAATATACCCCGGATAAATCTTTTCCTCTTCGGTCACGCGCTTCCCAGCTTTCACGCGGATCTTCTTCTCGGTCGGGACGACGACGTCGAATATCTTCTCCTCCATGCCGAGGGACTCAATGCGCTGCTTGAGGTTGCGCTCCACGGCGTTCTCGTATCCGGCGTACGTGTGGATCGCGTACCAGCGGGCGTCTTCCTTGCCGAGCCTGGTCTGGTCGGTGATATGGGTGCTGTTGGGTTCCATGGCCGGGGAAGTTATGCGCCGACGTAGTAGCTCACGACGGTCGTGAAGACGTAGTCGAGGGCGCCGATAAGAAGCGCGGTTATAAGCGAAATGAAGAGTACGAGGAGCGTGTGCTCAATCGCTTCCTTTCGTGAAGGCCAGGTAACGTGCGAGAGTTCTGCGCGCACGTGCGTGAGATACGAGAAAAGTGAAGTCATAGGGTGGTGGGTAAAAGCGGATTCGCCAATTAAAAAACCCCTGCGGGGTCGGTACGTTTCCCATGATAGTACGGGCCGGAAATCGAGTCAAGCAGCTGTACGCGTCCAGTACCTCTGGCACTCCTCGGCCGTTAATGAGGAGAGTATATACCGGAGCGGCGGCACCTGTCCCAGGGACTCGTGCGGACGCCGGGCGTTGTACCAGAGCAGCCAGTCGACCAGCTTCAGGTTGAATGCCGCGACGTCGTCCCGCAGGAGCGGCCGATTGAGCATGATGCAGTCCTCCGAGATCGTCCGGTTGAACCGCTCGACGAACGCGTTCATCTTCGGGCTGCGGGGAAACGTATTGAAGTGGGTGAGGCCGAGGGCGCGGCACCCCGCCTCGAAGTTCTTGGCGAACTCCGGGCCGTTGTCGGTCTGGAGCTCCGTGATGTCGAAGGGGCACACCGCGATGACGCGCGCGAGGAAATCGGCGGCGGACGCGGAGGAGTGGACGGTATACGCGCCGGCGAAGGCGAACTTCTTCTCGACATCGATGGCGGTCAGGACGTACCGCTTCACGCCGTCGATGAAGCGGACGACGGTGTCGAGCTCCATGCCCCGCTTGTGCCGCCTGCGCAGCTTCGTGCGCTTCGATACGGGCTTCTCCCGATACGTGCCGCTTCGCGCATAGTATGAGAGCGGCTTGTGCGGGAGCAGCAGCCCTCTCCTCTTGAGGTCCGCGACGACCCTCCCGACATACGATTCGGATACCCGGTACCCGTCCTCCCGCAGCAGGGCTGCGAGCTTCGCCTTGCCGAGCCTCGGATGCTCCGCGCGCTCCTTCAGGATGAACGTCTCGACCTCGGGGAGGACGATGCGTCTCCTCCGATTCTTCGGTGCCGTCGACTTGGGATCGAGCGCGTCGAGTCTCCCGTGCGCGCGGTCGAGCTTCGCCTGCCAACGGAAGAGCGTGCGGCGAGAGACGCTGAAGGCGTCCCTGGCCGCACGCTCCCCGTGCGTTTTCCAGAAGTCCAGCACCTTGACCCGATGCCGCACCTCGTCGTTGTTCCTCATATGCAGGAAGCGTATGCTCCGCTCGCGCATATACAACCAGCCCTCGGTATCCTTCAGTATGTTGAATTGACGCATCGCTCCTCAGTTAGGAGGAGTGCCATATGTATCTGAACTTGTGCAGCGGTGTGCAAGTATAAAAAAGACCTCCGCAACCTTAACGGTGCGGAGGTTTGAAGTGTCGAGGAGTCGTGGCGATCAGGCCGCGATGCGATCGCAAGTTCGCGCTTGGCGGAGTACTGCCGCCCGGCGCGCGATTTCTGCGTCGCTGAGTGAGCTGGGATGGCGTGCCACAGCGAGCTCGGCCCTGAAGCCCTCCAGCTCGTCGATGCCGGAAGCCTGCGCGTTCCTGAGCGCTTCGGCGACCGTATACGCACCGTCCCGAACCAGGGTCTTGAGGCGCGCTTTGATGCCATCCTTCACGGTGGCGAGATCGCGCTCGAGGTCGCGGACCAGGCCCACGAAACCGGCGGCGCGCGCCTGGCTGATGCCCTGTTCGAGGGTGATTTCGCGGCCGCGCACGCGACGGCGGATGTCTCCTTCCGTTACGAGCTTCGCGCGCTGACGGAGGACTTTGGCGGTGATATCCATGGCATACCCCTTTTTGCATAGGAACGGCCCAATGCCGGTTCCTGACTAGAATGTAGCATAGTAGTATACGTCTGTCAAGCGAGGTTTCTTAAAATACGAGAAAACGCCGTATATACGGCGTTTCTGTCCCTTACACCGGGATCAGTATGGCTATCTGATTTCGTAGGTGATGGAAACGGTCGAGGTAGTCTCATTCTCCCCTGTCGGAAGCGAAGGCGCTGCGGCCATATCCATGGCCTTGCCGCCAAACGCGCTTTGCGAGTACATAGGATACGGCTGGCCGCCGGTTTCTTCGTAGAAGTTCACGACGCGGCCGAGGCGGACCCCGAGTTCCTTGGCGAGCGCCTGCGCTTTTTCCTTCGCGTCCGCGATCGCTTCCGCGCGTGCCGCGGCCTTCACGCTGCCGTCCTCGTCGACGGTGAAATTGGGGCCGCTGATGTTCTGAACGCCAAGGGTTCCGAGCTCCTGGAGCACGTCACCAGCCTTCGCGGTGTCGCGCACCGTCACTTGGATAGTCTGCGATACGTCATAGCCCGTGATCGTTGCCGTGTTGTTCGGACAGAAGACCCCCGGAGGACAGGTCGGATACGTGTATTGCGGGGATACGCTGTACGCAAGCGTCTTCACGTCCTTGTCCTCGATGCCGGAATCCTTAAGCGCAGCAAGCGCGTCGTTGCTCTTTTTGGTCGCGGCAGTCTGCGCGTCACCGACCGACTTCGCGGTCTCGGTCACGGTGTACGTGATCTTGGCCACGTCCGGCACCGCGTTCGCGGTTCCCTGTCCGCTTACGGTAATAGTGTCGGTTGCGGGCGCGCTCGGGTGGTTAAGGTCGCGGATCACCGAAAGCGATTCCACGAGAAGGAAGAGTGCGAGCATGGCGAGCGCAAACGCTCCCACCTGCACGATGCGGTGCGGCGGTTCGATGCGCAGGGTCTTTTCGTTTTCGTTCATATAGTAAATCGGTTAACGGGTAAGTGCGGACAGTATAGCAGAATCTCTCAGGCAAAGCGCCGCTTGCGTCCTTCCCCTTTTTGAAGGTTTACATACTTTCGGTATTCGCAGCCGATGCCTTCCCAATTTTCTGCCGAGAGGTGTACCGGCTTTCCGTTGAAACTAAGAAGCGGCATAGCCTCATGACCTTCCTGCGCAAGCGCCGCGGCCGTCTCCTCCGGCGGCCTATCCGGAGCGAGGCGAAGCATCGTGGGCCTTGACCCGGGACCTATGGGAAACGGCTTATACAGGTCGACGAGTTCGGGATGCTGGTATGCGATGTCGATCAGCACTTCGGTCCACAGGAACGAGTGATTGAATCCCCATGCGGAAAGTATCTCCGGCAGAAGCTCCGCTACGCCGCGGTGTTCGCTCCTCCTCAGGATTTCTGCGCAGTCCCGGATACGGTTCGGCAGATAGGCACAGAGAAGCTTCTCGCGCGTCGGATACCTGCTGTTAAGAATAGTACTTATCGGAAACACGTACGGAACGCCGTACTTCGGGCGCGGATGCGCGAGCAATCGTTCATGCACTTCCTCGTTCTCTTTGACATCGAACGAAAGAAGCCCGGTCGAGCGAAGCGTCTCGGGCCGCGCGACAAGGCGCGCGAAGAACAGATTCATAAGCAAAAGAGAGAAATCCCCGGCAAGCGGGGCGAGCATACGATGATACTCGACGGTCTGCCGGTCGAGTTCGCGGTACACGTTACAAAAGCGTTACGCCGCAAGAACCGGATCGTCGAGCTACGTTAAATTCCGTGTTGGTCAAAATACGCAAAAAAGCTTGAGGTATCGAGCCCTTTTGCCTGTTTTGAACGCGAATATACAAACACTTGTTTAATTGGCGGGAAAAACGTATTTTTCAAGAACCTCTCCGGGAGCAACGGACCTGTTCCGGCTCGTATGTACGGGCTGGAATTTTCGCATTTAAAGGAATACCGCTTTCTCCGGTACGGAAAGATACCAACACGAATGGTTACTTAACTCCGGATCGTCCGTGTACGGCGCGGCAAGACCGCGCGATTTCTTGTCCCAAATACGCATGCGCTCTCCCGCAAATGCGATGACGGGATCAAGAAGCGCCCGCGAAATGGAATCGTGCGAAACGGCTGGTTCAGGCCGCTTCGCATGATTCTCCCAATGCTTATACAAACCCTTGAGTTCTTCTGGAATTTCGTAGAGCTCCATGAGCTCCTGCCCTATGGCTTCGATACCTGGAGCGTCGAGAGCATCTTGAGGAGCGCGGCATGCGCCGGAAGCTCCGAGACTACAAGCTTCGGGT
It encodes:
- the secE gene encoding preprotein translocase subunit SecE, encoding MTSLFSYLTHVRAELSHVTWPSRKEAIEHTLLVLFISLITALLIGALDYVFTTVVSYYVGA
- the rplK gene encoding 50S ribosomal protein L11, which codes for MAKLVKKIKLQIPGGKATPAPPVGTALGPAGVNIGDFVSKFNEATREKMGIIIPVELSVFDDRSFTFILKTPPASRLILKALGIEKGSGKTPLEKAGTLSKAQVRAISEEKMPDLNAGSLEAADRLVEGTARSMGVEVK
- a CDS encoding integrase core domain-containing protein; translated protein: MRQFNILKDTEGWLYMRERSIRFLHMRNNDEVRHRVKVLDFWKTHGERAARDAFSVSRRTLFRWQAKLDRAHGRLDALDPKSTAPKNRRRRIVLPEVETFILKERAEHPRLGKAKLAALLREDGYRVSESYVGRVVADLKRRGLLLPHKPLSYYARSGTYREKPVSKRTKLRRRHKRGMELDTVVRFIDGVKRYVLTAIDVEKKFAFAGAYTVHSSASAADFLARVIAVCPFDITELQTDNGPEFAKNFEAGCRALGLTHFNTFPRSPKMNAFVERFNRTISEDCIMLNRPLLRDDVAAFNLKLVDWLLWYNARRPHESLGQVPPLRYILSSLTAEECQRYWTRTAA
- the nusG gene encoding transcription termination/antitermination protein NusG; the encoded protein is MEPNSTHITDQTRLGKEDARWYAIHTYAGYENAVERNLKQRIESLGMEEKIFDVVVPTEKKIRVKAGKRVTEEEKIYPGYILVRMLVDDDSWFVVRNTPRVTGFVGSGVTPVPMDEAEVAVLMKRMNAEVAKHKIDLVKDDPVVINDGPFKDLEGKVGEIDEDRGKVKVLVAMFGRETPVELDFLQIRKL
- a CDS encoding IS1595 family transposase, whose amino-acid sequence is MPAPVCPYCAFRRAWKLRRNKLKCRRCRREWSGHAAPVEGIRSTEAEWRKCIRVFLRERTIKRIVEETGIPHSRVERMALHLRTVMTADQPAVLPGPIEMDETYIGGQRKNKRLHIRRLETKRGHGTDKLPIFGLFSRTSGQVYVAILPKKLDWRTIFSTIERLVPEGAYVYTDGFKTYRGLKKRGYRHEYVDHDGGELVRGDVHTNNIEGFWGLLKRRLGCIGGMRRTHLYLFVGEIAWKFNRRTKTLAEQEERLLTLVQGTGFGGRN
- a CDS encoding HAD family hydrolase encodes the protein MSTQADRFKDVRVVGFDLDQTLYPKSPDIDTMIQKYLYEKIAEHRGIALIDAELLFKELYRDGSGLSGRQTLESLGLSEASNLVQEALERADIAAVLRPDQTVNRFLAELRVSCDGMDLITGSNLSQTQKKLAALGLSPESFTHCLTEDQASKSDGAAYRLWLSLYPHLPPRHFLYIGDRVQSDHVVPAALGIRTALVNVRAVDAQISVPQLPSLLDLRGLLPAR
- a CDS encoding SIMPL domain-containing protein (The SIMPL domain is named for its presence in mouse protein SIMPL (signalling molecule that associates with mouse pelle-like kinase). Bacterial member BP26, from Brucella, was shown to assemble into a channel-like structure, while YggE from E. coli has been associated with resistance to oxidative stress.) — translated: MNENEKTLRIEPPHRIVQVGAFALAMLALFLLVESLSVIRDLNHPSAPATDTITVSGQGTANAVPDVAKITYTVTETAKSVGDAQTAATKKSNDALAALKDSGIEDKDVKTLAYSVSPQYTYPTCPPGVFCPNNTATITGYDVSQTIQVTVRDTAKAGDVLQELGTLGVQNISGPNFTVDEDGSVKAAARAEAIADAKEKAQALAKELGVRLGRVVNFYEETGGQPYPMYSQSAFGGKAMDMAAAPSLPTGENETTSTVSITYEIR